A window from Pirellulales bacterium encodes these proteins:
- a CDS encoding autotransporter-associated beta strand repeat-containing protein, protein MRTTLLAAFVGVAAFGSGSSAFGQLNFWWDPAGVSPATGGSGVWDALSPDWLTPAINSPLPAVPWVNGNIANFSGTAGTVTVGAPITADQINFNTTGYTIAASGGNTLTLGGATPTIDAGSGTANTFLSTISANISAANPVNIVDTFTGTGNTPNNILNLTGTTSFASGTLTITSSSVASELFNVAIPQPLTLSTLNFSTPAANNTYLIGTVTLAGALPTGTLGTLNLTGTTPTITFGAPSGPKSGGAFIYDNISATNQVQLIANTALGQTPVLNFAGTSNSFGGGLLLTDNLPQNGAGSWTTTTGGVASGQHAVARFNFNTPNAGGGSGAASEIDVAANGLIITDTGGAPGFTLNLANDIHLNSNGVVPDSGFFITAIGATKASTGATHINYSGRMYGDGSVLIGNDLVRGSGGAGMTIFSGTPKTFTGKVVYNGTYNTSTHAIAVLLMGAKNVLPTDSTFALQFGFSDGEAAGSEQNNNLGSVDLNGYSQTIASLTSSVTLNSKINGITTSYNGPTTATQDAIPTLTINGSSNDWYTGGLGTAQNFGPLYPNLPVAYNKVALTRTGTGGTTLGASPNGTNNGNSSDYVGDTKVEQAASLIAGSVTAFSPNSNFIVNDDGGNAALDLNGYSDTINSLAGTGTVRNNLNQVNYNGSGLQYTTNGGAAGHSAVLTIGSTGSVNANPSPTTTFSGVISDGGGGLGSAGTLGIIMGGNGTQILAGTNTYTGPTTINAGTLSLASTGSLAAGSAVTINGGGTLAGSGTANGPVTVNPSGRIAPGAATTPGALTVGSLTFTGGGVYGWKINDATAASGTGYDTINSAGSLTLDGTVSASSTVNIKLTSLAGAVPGTPAHFVNTSPFTWALGTFSSLAGTPFASNLFNVDATGFKGGNLFSTFNVTNPGPGVLDLVYTPGTPPPTLFWSNGGAGGFGAWAPSGGMAWNNGSSNGPWSSAAGADFNIGSGTVTLSGAISAPLITFDVDGYTIAGGGNALSATSGFSSLTVQVTNAGTTGTIGGSITSPLQVIGNGTLVLTGNNSFGGGDVTVSGGTLQGNISSLGGNGGTTSNTSITNNTTVVFDQATDATYAGTMSGSGVFVKQNAGTLTLSGTNSYGGGTTIKAGALSISDNSNLGSSSGGVTFDGGTLRTTLASSLSITRPITVTANGGTLTDVAQAVNLFSGGATIAGGATFTKNGPGTLQILSAGWSGSGTIVINQGSLVVGNETDLNSNPSSFLGNNSLTLNTGTTMEIAAGTDAGGSLAIPGLTLNGNVTFSLYKTGGNSGLGPLNASVVAPTVISGGTIHVGGVISSSLAQSSLFSFGAVTLNGDTTIQTDSNSTDQTGVSFTGILTDNGHTMTFLGQGNSSIQQTPGAGVSIGGASNGAPTITGNWIIGDAAGTNAQIVAVNAQGALNPSNSFTTGNVTVNTGSQLFFEPRLATYGATSGVQNLTVSGQGPFIPNAVGNDVFDGSIKLLGDAKVNLTANIHTTFASPVLLQLQSGSAVQLTKLTFNGPVSGSFPLTIHADDFASVVFNGVNNLTGSTIMTGGELDVNAGSSMGTGDLTMNQHKGRNTAVALSNAAQSIGNLSSIYDGSNTPVFQTITLNGTVLSIHQTLAADYGDNLADGATAMGSDSIITGSGSIVLAVGSTAELSLSSPNNSYTGSTTINAGSLAISTDSNLGMAPTSSTPGQLTVNGGQFHATGGGPLVLAPTRGFTAGPDGGTLLTDAGTPLTIQGITTFSNAAATLNIAAGSYVKLNASTNAASVTPGSSITVASGATLELAGSASALSDGSTQHNVNVVNNSAAAGGGLRVSGTHQKVGAISGSGNTVIDAGSDLTANSVQQTSLVIGGTAGSPALVTIRASDNNGNPLADTASGGSGLALAGSIATSEPFAAGIDGGSKLIIRGATATSASASALLPGGGVNFGGELTAVPEPSSILLAALAAFSFAGVGWRRNRRSRQVI, encoded by the coding sequence TTGCGCACGACGCTCCTCGCCGCATTCGTTGGCGTTGCCGCGTTTGGAAGCGGCAGTTCTGCATTTGGCCAGCTTAACTTTTGGTGGGATCCCGCCGGTGTATCGCCGGCAACCGGCGGATCGGGCGTGTGGGACGCGTTGTCTCCCGACTGGCTTACTCCGGCGATTAACTCGCCGCTGCCTGCGGTGCCTTGGGTTAACGGCAATATCGCGAATTTCTCGGGCACCGCCGGCACGGTTACCGTCGGCGCTCCGATCACAGCCGATCAAATCAATTTCAATACGACCGGCTACACGATTGCGGCCTCTGGCGGCAACACTCTGACTCTCGGCGGCGCAACGCCGACGATCGACGCCGGATCGGGAACCGCCAACACGTTTCTTTCGACAATCAGCGCCAATATCTCGGCGGCGAATCCGGTAAACATCGTGGATACTTTTACGGGAACCGGCAACACCCCCAACAACATCCTCAACCTGACTGGCACGACCAGCTTTGCCTCCGGCACGCTGACCATCACTTCGAGCAGCGTCGCCTCGGAGCTTTTCAACGTCGCTATTCCGCAGCCTTTGACTCTCTCGACGCTGAACTTCTCCACGCCGGCTGCCAACAACACGTATTTGATCGGTACCGTCACCCTAGCGGGCGCTCTGCCCACCGGTACCCTCGGCACGCTCAATCTAACGGGAACGACACCGACGATCACCTTCGGCGCACCCAGCGGCCCGAAATCCGGCGGAGCGTTCATTTACGACAACATTTCCGCGACGAATCAAGTTCAGCTCATCGCGAATACCGCCCTGGGACAGACGCCGGTGCTCAACTTCGCTGGCACTTCGAACTCATTCGGCGGAGGACTCCTGCTGACCGACAACCTGCCCCAGAATGGAGCCGGCTCTTGGACAACGACCACGGGAGGAGTGGCTTCAGGACAACACGCCGTCGCGCGGTTCAACTTCAATACGCCGAACGCAGGCGGCGGCTCAGGGGCCGCGAGTGAAATCGACGTGGCGGCTAACGGTCTGATCATCACGGATACGGGCGGTGCCCCGGGCTTCACGCTCAATCTAGCCAACGACATCCATCTCAATTCGAACGGCGTTGTCCCCGATAGCGGATTCTTTATCACGGCTATCGGCGCGACGAAGGCCTCCACCGGAGCGACTCATATCAATTACTCCGGGAGAATGTATGGCGACGGCAGCGTCTTGATCGGCAACGACCTCGTCCGTGGGTCCGGCGGCGCCGGAATGACGATCTTTAGCGGCACTCCCAAGACCTTCACGGGGAAAGTCGTCTACAACGGGACTTACAACACGAGCACCCACGCGATCGCCGTCTTGCTGATGGGGGCCAAGAATGTGCTCCCGACCGACTCGACCTTCGCGTTGCAGTTTGGTTTTTCCGACGGCGAAGCGGCCGGCTCGGAGCAGAACAACAACCTTGGCTCGGTGGATCTCAACGGCTACAGCCAGACGATCGCCTCGTTGACATCTAGCGTCACGCTGAACTCGAAAATCAATGGAATCACGACCAGCTATAACGGTCCGACCACGGCCACCCAGGATGCAATTCCGACGTTGACCATCAACGGCAGTAGCAACGATTGGTACACCGGGGGGCTCGGCACGGCACAGAACTTCGGTCCGCTGTATCCTAACTTGCCTGTTGCCTACAACAAGGTCGCCCTGACGCGGACTGGCACCGGCGGCACGACGCTCGGGGCATCGCCGAACGGAACGAACAATGGGAATTCATCGGACTACGTCGGCGACACAAAAGTCGAGCAAGCCGCTTCGCTGATCGCCGGCTCCGTGACCGCGTTTAGCCCCAATTCGAACTTCATCGTGAACGACGATGGCGGCAACGCCGCGCTCGACCTGAACGGATATAGCGACACGATCAATTCGCTGGCTGGAACGGGCACGGTTAGAAACAATCTGAACCAGGTCAACTACAACGGCTCAGGTTTGCAATATACGACGAACGGCGGCGCTGCCGGGCACAGTGCTGTTTTAACGATCGGCAGCACCGGCAGCGTTAATGCCAATCCGTCGCCGACAACGACGTTTTCCGGAGTCATCTCGGACGGCGGCGGCGGCCTCGGGTCGGCTGGCACGCTCGGCATCATCATGGGTGGCAATGGGACCCAGATCCTAGCCGGGACCAACACCTACACCGGACCGACGACCATCAATGCCGGCACCCTCTCGCTTGCCTCCACCGGCTCACTTGCCGCTGGGAGCGCGGTGACGATCAACGGTGGCGGCACGTTGGCCGGCTCCGGCACGGCCAATGGCCCAGTGACTGTCAACCCGTCGGGAAGAATTGCTCCTGGTGCCGCGACGACGCCGGGGGCGCTGACGGTCGGCAGCTTGACCTTCACGGGCGGCGGCGTCTACGGTTGGAAAATCAACGATGCAACCGCCGCCTCGGGGACCGGCTACGACACGATCAACTCCGCCGGGTCGCTCACGCTGGACGGCACAGTGAGCGCCAGCAGCACGGTCAATATCAAATTAACGTCGCTCGCCGGCGCCGTGCCCGGGACGCCGGCGCACTTTGTTAACACATCGCCCTTTACCTGGGCACTGGGAACATTCAGTTCATTGGCGGGGACTCCGTTCGCCTCCAACTTGTTCAATGTCGACGCGACAGGGTTCAAGGGGGGGAATCTGTTCTCGACATTCAATGTCACGAATCCCGGCCCAGGAGTTCTGGATCTGGTCTACACTCCCGGCACTCCGCCGCCGACCCTTTTTTGGTCGAACGGCGGCGCGGGGGGATTCGGCGCCTGGGCCCCGAGCGGCGGCATGGCCTGGAATAACGGCTCGTCGAACGGGCCTTGGAGTTCGGCGGCCGGCGCTGATTTCAATATCGGCTCGGGGACCGTTACCTTGAGCGGTGCGATTTCGGCCCCGCTCATCACTTTCGATGTGGACGGCTACACGATCGCCGGCGGCGGCAATGCGCTGAGCGCCACCAGCGGCTTCAGTTCGCTCACGGTGCAGGTGACGAATGCCGGCACCACCGGGACGATCGGCGGGTCGATCACGTCGCCGCTGCAGGTGATCGGCAATGGGACCCTGGTATTGACCGGCAACAATTCCTTCGGTGGCGGCGACGTCACCGTGAGCGGCGGAACGCTACAAGGCAACATTTCCAGCCTCGGCGGCAACGGCGGGACGACGAGCAATACGAGCATCACCAACAACACGACGGTCGTTTTCGATCAGGCGACCGATGCGACTTATGCCGGCACGATGTCCGGCAGCGGCGTCTTCGTCAAGCAGAATGCGGGGACGCTAACTTTATCCGGCACGAATTCCTACGGCGGTGGAACGACGATCAAGGCGGGCGCTCTCAGCATTTCCGACAACAGCAATCTGGGGAGTTCCTCTGGAGGTGTGACCTTCGACGGCGGAACACTGCGCACCACGCTTGCTTCTTCGCTCTCGATTACGCGGCCCATAACGGTGACGGCCAATGGCGGCACGCTCACCGACGTTGCTCAAGCCGTCAACTTGTTCAGCGGTGGCGCGACGATTGCCGGTGGCGCCACGTTCACGAAAAACGGGCCAGGCACCCTCCAGATCCTCAGCGCCGGCTGGAGCGGCTCGGGCACGATCGTCATCAACCAAGGTTCATTGGTCGTCGGGAATGAAACCGATCTCAATTCCAATCCCAGCAGCTTTCTGGGCAACAACTCGCTAACCCTTAATACGGGAACGACGATGGAGATTGCGGCCGGGACCGACGCGGGCGGATCGCTGGCCATTCCGGGGCTCACCTTGAACGGAAACGTTACGTTCTCGCTTTACAAGACCGGCGGCAATAGTGGCCTCGGTCCCTTGAATGCGAGCGTGGTAGCCCCCACGGTGATCAGCGGTGGCACGATTCATGTGGGTGGAGTTATCTCAAGCAGCCTTGCTCAGTCATCGTTGTTTTCCTTCGGGGCCGTCACGCTCAACGGCGATACGACGATCCAAACGGATTCCAACTCGACTGACCAGACCGGTGTGAGCTTCACCGGCATTCTAACGGACAACGGGCATACGATGACGTTCCTTGGTCAAGGCAACTCCTCCATTCAGCAGACGCCGGGCGCCGGCGTGTCGATTGGCGGCGCCTCAAACGGCGCGCCGACCATCACCGGCAATTGGATTATCGGCGATGCGGCAGGAACCAACGCCCAGATCGTGGCGGTCAATGCCCAGGGGGCCCTCAACCCGAGCAACAGCTTTACCACCGGCAACGTCACTGTGAATACGGGCAGCCAATTGTTTTTCGAGCCTCGTTTGGCAACTTACGGGGCGACCAGCGGCGTACAGAACCTCACGGTCTCCGGCCAAGGTCCGTTCATCCCCAACGCCGTCGGCAACGATGTATTTGACGGGTCGATCAAGTTGCTGGGAGACGCGAAGGTCAATTTGACCGCCAACATCCACACGACGTTCGCCAGCCCGGTACTACTGCAATTGCAGTCGGGGTCCGCGGTTCAGCTCACCAAGCTGACCTTTAATGGTCCCGTCAGCGGTTCCTTCCCATTGACAATTCACGCCGACGATTTTGCCAGCGTCGTTTTCAACGGGGTGAATAATCTAACCGGTTCGACGATCATGACGGGGGGCGAGTTGGATGTGAATGCCGGCTCGTCCATGGGGACCGGCGATTTGACGATGAATCAGCACAAGGGGCGCAACACGGCGGTGGCCCTCAGCAATGCCGCCCAGTCGATCGGCAATTTGTCGAGTATCTACGATGGATCGAATACGCCGGTATTCCAAACGATCACTCTGAACGGCACGGTGCTGTCGATTCACCAAACGTTGGCCGCCGATTATGGCGACAATCTGGCCGACGGCGCGACGGCAATGGGAAGCGATTCGATCATCACCGGTTCCGGGAGCATCGTTTTGGCAGTCGGCAGCACGGCGGAACTCTCGCTCAGCTCGCCGAACAACAGCTACACCGGTTCGACGACGATCAACGCCGGCTCGTTAGCCATCTCGACCGATAGCAACTTGGGCATGGCCCCCACGTCCTCCACGCCAGGTCAGTTGACCGTCAATGGCGGCCAGTTCCACGCGACCGGCGGAGGGCCGCTGGTGCTCGCTCCGACGCGCGGATTCACCGCGGGTCCCGACGGCGGAACGCTTCTCACCGATGCCGGAACACCGCTGACCATTCAGGGGATCACGACGTTTTCCAACGCCGCTGCGACGCTCAATATCGCGGCCGGCAGTTATGTGAAACTGAATGCCTCGACCAATGCGGCCTCGGTCACCCCCGGCTCGAGCATCACGGTAGCCTCCGGCGCCACACTGGAGTTGGCCGGCAGCGCCTCGGCCCTAAGCGATGGCAGCACGCAACACAACGTGAACGTCGTCAACAACAGCGCGGCGGCCGGCGGTGGTTTGCGGGTCTCCGGCACACATCAGAAAGTCGGCGCGATTTCCGGCAGCGGAAACACGGTGATCGACGCGGGGAGCGATCTTACCGCCAACAGCGTGCAACAAACTTCGCTTGTGATCGGCGGCACCGCGGGCAGCCCGGCCCTCGTGACGATTCGCGCGAGCGACAACAACGGCAATCCTCTCGCCGATACGGCTTCCGGCGGAAGCGGTCTAGCGCTGGCCGGGTCGATCGCGACGAGCGAGCCATTTGCCGCGGGGATCGATGGCGGTTCAAAGTTGATCATCCGTGGCGCAACCGCGACTTCGGCCAGCGCGTCCGCGTTGCTGCCGGGCGGCGGAGTCAATTTTGGCGGCGAACTGACTGCGGTTCCGGAACCATCCTCGATCCTGTTGGCAGCGTTGGCGGCGTTCAGTTTTGCTGGTGTCGGCTGGCGTCGGAATCGCCGGTCTAGGCAGGTCATTTAG
- the secD gene encoding protein translocase subunit SecD: MLWHSLLSPLFAQADQAAPGAWYEEPWFLVVSVLLILIVPYMLGEMISRKLRMPDYGWKIGLIFVAIVAGIAIDVTRWPPRLGIDLKGGVKLIYELDQSKLRSVNVDQLLKLLADEANKAGAYGKKKAEVIPLGEGRLEIKLPTADAEKADKVEAALAKLDLKSKLGVTLSSAERRSTDGGISLTYQAEHDAGAVDMEKLVTAIVKRVNPGGQREVAIRKIGNDQIEVAIPDVDKAEIDLIKTKISSAGALEFRIVADSRFPDHAEAIDAAKADLQSRSNEVSNGEQIVAQWVDLPKKVEDRGGKSTWLIRTINGQKQVLVMRDPYDVTGGYLSNASSSVGEEGNQVNFSFNSEGASRFGELTGQNLPDPVSGVGRDLAIVLDGTLTSAATIRSRISDSGRITGSFSDQDVNIIVDVLNAGALPAALQKEPVSEERISAELGQDTIQNSFISMIASTAAVLLFMLFYYRFAGIVANAAVIFNLVLVLALMIVFKAAFTLAGLAGLVLSVGMAVDSNVLIYERMREEKERGAALRMVIRNGFGRAMATIIDTHSTTIITGVILYVIGTEQLRGFAVTLVMGLAVNLFTAVFCARVVFDIAERQRWLTELKMLKLFGETKIDFVSIMKPAIAISILISAAGIVAVCLRGSTILDVDFTGGCEVQIAFNPDKAEDVSQVRKALDQPDVAKILPDATVSAVTSAKGQENTQFVIRTSNDKIKEVEDELSKVFGDRLRHYKAAKFTNQHRIEAKTPAPSAPEAGQPKSSSRATTGTQTPSGAPPPAVPPTAETPKPDTGKTDANKTDAGDNSKSGKSESDNSRAGAKTAPAPEPNKGSHLPRLDRVLLAFAAPDALLADDNGAKPAADAQSNPAPKSAAANAKTAPDTQSNSTNTAADAKPIGSSPADTKKVDETAGSKSADAKPSVPEAPSTEKSRFAARVSAAPGRDSFVGGTEVTLQFDDPIKFDSLKELLDQTIDPKEVQYDLSNPEYAAGSKEHAFNTWTLRLSVPPEQASVILSNFAAKLESTPVFLGDSTIGSRVAADTERTAIVALIASIAMIVVYIWIRFQNVIYGIGAVVALVHDVLVTVAGVALSYYVAGFLGFLLVDPFKISLNVVAALLTIVGYSISDTIVIFDRIREVRGKSPDLNEEMINKSVNQTLSRTVLTVFTVLLVTIILYIAGGQAIHAFAFTMLIGLISGTYSSVYIAAPCLLWLKLPGGQGK; this comes from the coding sequence ATGCTCTGGCATTCGTTATTGAGCCCATTGTTTGCCCAAGCCGACCAGGCGGCTCCCGGCGCTTGGTATGAAGAGCCTTGGTTCCTGGTCGTTTCCGTCCTGCTGATCTTGATCGTCCCCTACATGCTGGGGGAAATGATCTCGCGCAAGCTGCGGATGCCGGATTACGGCTGGAAGATCGGGTTGATCTTTGTCGCCATTGTCGCCGGGATCGCGATCGACGTCACGCGTTGGCCGCCGCGGCTGGGAATCGACCTGAAAGGGGGCGTCAAGCTGATCTACGAGCTGGACCAGAGCAAGCTGCGCTCGGTCAACGTCGATCAGTTGCTCAAGCTCCTGGCCGACGAGGCCAACAAGGCGGGCGCCTATGGCAAGAAAAAGGCCGAGGTGATCCCGCTCGGCGAGGGTCGGCTGGAAATCAAGCTGCCGACCGCCGATGCCGAGAAGGCCGACAAGGTCGAAGCGGCCCTGGCCAAGCTGGATTTGAAGAGCAAACTGGGCGTCACGTTGTCGTCTGCTGAGCGCCGCTCGACCGATGGCGGCATTTCGCTCACCTACCAAGCCGAGCACGACGCCGGCGCGGTCGACATGGAAAAGCTGGTCACCGCGATCGTCAAGCGTGTGAATCCGGGCGGGCAGCGCGAAGTGGCAATCAGAAAAATTGGAAACGACCAGATCGAAGTCGCCATCCCCGACGTCGATAAGGCCGAGATCGATTTGATCAAGACGAAGATTTCGAGCGCCGGGGCGCTCGAATTCCGGATCGTCGCCGATAGCCGCTTTCCCGATCATGCCGAAGCGATCGACGCGGCCAAGGCAGACCTCCAGAGCCGCTCCAACGAGGTCAGCAATGGCGAGCAGATCGTCGCTCAATGGGTCGATTTGCCGAAGAAGGTCGAAGATAGGGGAGGAAAGTCGACCTGGTTGATACGCACCATCAATGGACAAAAACAGGTCCTGGTGATGCGCGACCCGTACGACGTCACCGGCGGTTACCTTTCCAACGCCTCCTCGAGCGTCGGCGAGGAGGGAAACCAGGTGAACTTCAGCTTCAATAGCGAAGGCGCCTCGCGTTTCGGAGAGTTGACGGGCCAAAACCTTCCCGATCCGGTCAGCGGCGTGGGGCGCGATTTGGCGATCGTGCTCGATGGCACGCTCACGTCGGCCGCCACGATCCGCAGCCGAATCTCCGATAGCGGCCGGATCACCGGCAGCTTCAGCGACCAGGACGTCAACATCATCGTCGACGTGCTCAACGCCGGCGCCTTACCCGCCGCGCTGCAAAAGGAGCCGGTGAGCGAAGAGCGGATCAGCGCCGAATTGGGCCAGGACACGATCCAAAACAGCTTCATCTCGATGATCGCCTCGACCGCCGCGGTGCTGCTGTTCATGTTGTTCTACTATCGCTTCGCGGGGATCGTGGCGAACGCGGCGGTGATCTTCAACCTGGTGCTGGTGCTGGCGCTGATGATCGTGTTCAAGGCCGCGTTCACGCTCGCCGGCCTGGCCGGCCTGGTGCTGAGCGTCGGAATGGCGGTCGATTCGAACGTGCTCATCTACGAGCGGATGCGCGAGGAAAAGGAGCGCGGCGCCGCGTTGCGGATGGTGATCCGCAACGGTTTCGGCCGCGCCATGGCGACGATCATCGACACGCACTCGACCACGATCATCACCGGAGTGATCCTGTATGTCATCGGCACGGAGCAATTGCGCGGATTCGCCGTCACGCTCGTGATGGGTCTGGCCGTCAACTTATTCACGGCCGTGTTCTGTGCCCGAGTGGTGTTCGATATTGCCGAACGGCAGCGTTGGCTCACCGAGCTGAAGATGCTCAAGCTGTTCGGCGAGACGAAGATCGATTTCGTCTCGATCATGAAGCCGGCGATCGCCATCTCGATCCTGATCAGCGCGGCCGGCATCGTGGCGGTATGCCTACGCGGATCGACCATTTTGGACGTCGATTTTACGGGGGGATGCGAAGTTCAAATCGCGTTCAATCCCGACAAGGCGGAGGACGTTTCGCAGGTTCGCAAGGCGCTCGATCAGCCGGACGTGGCAAAGATCCTTCCCGATGCCACGGTGAGCGCGGTCACGTCGGCGAAGGGGCAGGAGAACACGCAGTTCGTCATCCGCACCTCGAATGACAAGATTAAGGAAGTCGAGGATGAATTGTCGAAGGTCTTCGGCGACCGGCTGCGGCATTACAAGGCCGCCAAGTTTACGAATCAGCACCGGATCGAAGCGAAGACGCCAGCCCCCAGCGCGCCCGAAGCTGGGCAACCGAAATCGTCCTCCCGTGCGACGACCGGAACGCAGACTCCGAGCGGCGCGCCGCCGCCAGCCGTCCCGCCGACCGCGGAAACGCCGAAACCCGACACCGGCAAGACCGACGCAAACAAGACTGACGCAGGCGACAATAGCAAGTCAGGAAAAAGCGAGAGCGATAACAGCAGAGCCGGCGCGAAAACCGCGCCGGCGCCGGAGCCGAACAAGGGATCGCATCTGCCGCGGTTGGATCGGGTGCTGCTCGCGTTCGCAGCGCCAGATGCGCTGCTGGCGGATGACAACGGGGCGAAGCCAGCGGCCGACGCCCAGAGCAATCCCGCGCCGAAATCGGCTGCCGCAAATGCGAAGACCGCTCCCGATACACAGTCGAACTCGACCAACACCGCCGCGGACGCCAAACCAATAGGCTCATCGCCAGCGGATACGAAGAAGGTTGACGAAACGGCCGGATCCAAATCGGCCGATGCCAAGCCCTCGGTGCCCGAAGCGCCTTCCACTGAGAAGTCGCGATTTGCCGCTCGAGTCTCGGCCGCGCCCGGCCGCGATTCGTTCGTAGGGGGCACGGAGGTCACGCTCCAATTCGACGATCCGATCAAGTTCGACAGCCTCAAGGAATTGCTCGATCAAACGATCGATCCCAAGGAGGTCCAGTATGATCTTTCGAATCCCGAGTATGCGGCCGGGAGCAAAGAGCACGCTTTCAACACCTGGACGCTGCGGCTTTCCGTGCCGCCCGAGCAAGCTTCAGTCATTCTTAGTAACTTCGCCGCCAAGCTGGAGAGCACGCCGGTGTTCCTCGGCGATTCGACGATCGGCAGCCGCGTCGCCGCCGACACCGAGCGAACCGCCATCGTCGCCCTGATCGCCAGCATCGCCATGATCGTGGTCTATATCTGGATTCGGTTCCAGAACGTGATCTACGGGATCGGGGCCGTGGTGGCGCTGGTGCACGACGTGCTAGTGACGGTGGCCGGGGTCGCGCTTAGTTACTACGTCGCGGGTTTCCTCGGCTTCCTGCTCGTCGATCCATTCAAGATCAGTCTGAATGTGGTCGCCGCTTTGCTCACGATCGTGGGTTATTCGATCAGCGATACGATCGTCATTTTCGATCGAATCCGCGAGGTCCGCGGCAAAAGCCCCGACCTGAACGAAGAGATGATCAACAAGAGCGTCAACCAGACTTTGAGCCGGACGGTGCTGACCGTGTTCACCGTGCTGTTGGTGACGATTATCCTCTACATCGCCGGGGGCCAGGCGATCCACGCCTTCGCCTTCACGATGTTGATCGGCCTGATTTCGGGCACCTATAGCTCGGTCTATATCGCAGCCCCCTGCCTGCTGTGGCTCAAGCTGCCGGGCGGACAGGGCAAGTAG
- the yajC gene encoding preprotein translocase subunit YajC, translating to MNLLYSIVIPLFAAGADAAGGAGNAGGAAGAGDGGPSILPYTLILILFLGYFIVWRPEKKKQREYKDQLASIKKNDRVVTIGGIYGVVANVNREADKVTLKVDDNTKIDFTLGAISRIISAETAGDKDKDKEPAKN from the coding sequence GTGAATCTTCTCTATTCGATTGTCATCCCGCTCTTTGCCGCGGGCGCGGATGCCGCCGGCGGAGCAGGTAATGCTGGCGGGGCGGCGGGCGCGGGCGACGGCGGGCCATCAATTCTGCCGTACACCTTGATCCTGATCCTGTTCCTCGGCTACTTCATCGTGTGGCGGCCGGAGAAGAAGAAGCAGCGGGAATACAAAGACCAGTTGGCTTCCATCAAGAAAAATGATCGCGTGGTCACGATCGGCGGCATCTACGGAGTCGTGGCCAACGTCAACCGCGAGGCGGACAAGGTCACGCTCAAAGTAGATGACAACACCAAGATCGATTTCACGCTCGGGGCGATCTCCCGAATCATCTCGGCCGAAACCGCCGGCGACAAAGACAAAGACAAAGAACCCGCCAAGAACTAG
- a CDS encoding DUF1559 domain-containing protein yields the protein MEVMRADEFRVQAGLGICKAPPRRESPRRLARFRAFTLVELLVVIAIIGILIALLLPAIQAAREAARRTQCANNLRQIGLGMQNHVSSFRAFPPGQKRACPSCQKFSWCAYFLDFMEQKTTSRQINYADNVHSPNNASAVNQVIAVYLCPSAARIQKTRGPDNRIRMFPDPEGMTIDNGGGMGCTDYGGIDGPNTGIKSLANQLYYPSHRGILLIIDDNDAVNIESHRVPIREITDGTSKTILVAESTGRGATPDASNSGKWHDRGAWAEGANIFTIAHPVNYLPGNDDGTGLTDGREIFSDHPGGAQVVMCDNSVHFLDEETDMQVVAALASRDGRETIPSNVVK from the coding sequence ATGGAAGTAATGCGAGCCGACGAGTTTCGAGTGCAGGCCGGTCTGGGAATTTGCAAAGCGCCGCCGCGGCGCGAAAGCCCGCGGCGCCTGGCGCGGTTTCGCGCGTTCACGTTGGTTGAATTGCTAGTCGTCATTGCGATCATTGGGATTTTGATCGCCCTCTTATTGCCGGCGATCCAGGCCGCCCGCGAGGCTGCGCGGCGCACGCAATGCGCCAACAATCTGCGGCAGATCGGCTTGGGGATGCAAAACCACGTCTCCTCGTTCCGAGCGTTTCCGCCGGGGCAAAAGCGGGCTTGCCCGAGTTGTCAGAAGTTCTCCTGGTGCGCGTACTTCCTCGATTTCATGGAGCAGAAGACGACTTCGCGGCAGATCAACTACGCAGACAACGTGCATTCGCCCAACAACGCGTCGGCCGTGAATCAGGTGATCGCGGTTTACCTTTGCCCGAGTGCAGCTCGGATCCAGAAGACGCGGGGCCCCGACAACCGCATTAGGATGTTTCCAGACCCAGAGGGAATGACAATCGATAATGGCGGCGGAATGGGATGCACGGATTACGGTGGCATCGACGGCCCAAACACCGGAATCAAGAGCTTGGCCAACCAACTTTATTACCCGTCGCACCGAGGTATCCTGCTAATCATCGACGACAACGACGCTGTGAATATTGAGTCGCACCGCGTTCCGATTCGAGAGATTACCGACGGAACTTCCAAGACGATTCTGGTGGCTGAATCGACCGGACGAGGCGCCACTCCTGATGCTTCCAACTCGGGCAAATGGCACGACCGCGGCGCGTGGGCGGAAGGGGCGAACATTTTCACGATCGCCCACCCTGTCAATTATCTGCCGGGGAATGACGACGGAACGGGATTGACGGATGGCCGGGAGATCTTCTCCGATCACCCCGGCGGCGCGCAGGTGGTGATGTGCGACAACTCGGTTCACTTTCTCGACGAGGAAACCGACATGCAGGTCGTGGCCGCCCTCGCCAGCCGCGATGGCCGCGAGACCATCCCCTCGAATGTCGTCAAGTGA